One region of Erythrolamprus reginae isolate rEryReg1 chromosome 8, rEryReg1.hap1, whole genome shotgun sequence genomic DNA includes:
- the FKBP15 gene encoding FK506-binding protein 15 isoform X2, with protein MEQLWWDAMPPRRILLYINQQQQISSARIHPGFVFTTQPNNYGTFYDDQRQNWSLMFESEKAAVEFGKQLCLAKYNSNPSLDSVVCQDLILGDGPAVEVGDGLEVAFTGWLLHNSTLGQVFDSNVTKEKLLRLKLGSGKVIKGWEEGMMGLKKGGKRFLVVPPALAYGSQGVANRVPPDSTLAFEVEVKRVRLAKEAASNGQNVVHRDSLEPSPGPSAEHLSPDPAGLPPSTLPPKPGEPPLRAKSNSLSEQLANPDVAKAKLISRMAKMGQPMLPFLSGSVLGQLDSSDSEIEDPNTLREAMHPVTSSPLKPSSPAALPQITAQGPQVSAPGLHVSSATVIPTAVHPPPAVPGSTQSLQAYTAMNYAYPQAPAAASQLQPLGAIFPTPFQAAGDIGSFLMTEARQQNTEIRLSVGKVADKIDQLTTKVEELQKQNSTQSLLPGISSITMETSMIMTNIQRIVQENERLKQEVFEKSGRIEEQNEKISELIQRNQRYVEQSNLFMEQRNNSLQMNTEHSQARVLHAEQEKRCLSPSRKSLLIGSDAAGSRFGGNRKSIKEAASPCRASRYSLNRHFTLLSCHLFSELNKSTDCSNPVSGSTSLATNERKNFACNMDKIQIGQAPELFDAEKMTWDEYMATFEIFLEAAGMQDAGADRRRAIFLNYCGAEIRRLAQTLTEPEQARATAWDVLQQKLASHFKPTRPAVVYRHQFHMMAQRETESISQFTTRLRTVLAQCKFQDPEARLTDALIFGMKNHTVRSKLLTEDEPTLQTVIKLAQTAEAADAAARELKEHGRRETIAKIDAESPSAMGTDVRGQLTSNGDDCLLLQDQPRHPRATHPAPCAGCRGNHQRHRCPFRDTTCRRCNRRGHIAIACRATAPEETFATQQYQRPQNHPPQSRERRPFRNSGQRNYPTANRDYNRGNSQYSVNNTATKKGAKIVISLLLNNQPCSMELDTGSRYTIMPWEKFKLYMPNVSEADLIQTSLVIRDFQGGVISVLGTANVPIVFKNVKCTLPMLIVTGAKHSLLGLAWMEPLGIEISGVYNVNCDIMPNFVKEFPEVFSPTLGLYKGTPISFSIDPKVPPVRLKPRRVPLPLLPKLDLQLDKLISQGILVPVEQGPWETPIVTPLKPDGSLRVCADYKSTLNKALQHHPYPIPVVQQLLHSLGEGKRFAKIDLAQAYQQLPVDEQTANAQTIVTHRGAFKCTRLQFGVSIAPGIFQSIMERLLSGVNGAIPYFDDILIAGENQEQVNKRIREVLKRLQDKGLRIKPDKCVWGTNSIEFLGYKIDKEGIHPTTEKLRAIREAPEPRDKSELQAFLGLLNFYSVFLKQKATVAEPLHRLLQKEARWTWGKIEREAFAQIKNLLTSKSVVVQYSASLPIRLTCDASPYGIGGVLAHVLPNQTEAPIAFFSRTMTSTERNYSQLDKEALALVAGVKKFHNYIFGRNFELVTDHKPLLGLLAPNKPTPPFMSPRLIRWALFLSGYQYELTHKGGKEINHADGLSRCPIADLVEDPVPTTDVLMIELEENPLTTAKEVAAHTQQDQILKQVVNCVLKGWQNDIVKPELCDFKNKRLELSYVKGCLLWGDRVIIPKRLREKVLRMLHVGHPGIVRMKSLARGHLWWPGLDADIESWVSKCDPCQESRPNPPKTTPAEWEQPAGPWSRIHIDFAGPVGSQYFLIVVDAFSKWLEIIAMNNITTSATIKVLSRLFASHGCPDLLVSDNGPQLTARQFELFLDGLGVRHALISPYSPWANGLAERYVRVAKEALHRSGPGDVQQNLDQFLLTQHITPNSHTHVSPAELLMGRKLRSPLDRLNPRFCLNNNQMCIKPEREMYLGQNVYVKCFDGNVNWMKGIIVKQNAPKTYIVKLEDGRLWKRHIDHIRKRTENQLQQPADSDSPPSTDFYTLPELRNTQRDLSGQGEPSSDAEPSSSSEAFVGPARPSPPHRENSGEPSSTVSGEGENGLRRSARESRRPHRLDDFVTWLS; from the exons GATCCTGCTTTACATCAACCAACAGCAGCAGATCAGCTCTGCGAGgatccacccaggttttgtgttCACG ACCCAACCCAACAACTATGGGACTTTTTATGATGATCAGAGGCAAAACTGGTCCCTCATGTTTGAATCTGAGAAAGCAGCAGTGGAATTTGGCAAGCAG CTCTGCCTCGCCAAGTATAACAGCAACCCTTCCCTCGATTCGGTGGTGTGCCAGGATCTCATCCTCGGAGACGGCCCGGCTGTGGAAGTGGGCGACGGGCTCGAAGTTGCCTTCACCGGCTGGCTCTTGCACAACTCTACTCTGGGGCAG GTGTTCGACTCCAACGTGACCAAGGAGAAACTCCTCCGTCTGAAGCTGGGCTCTGGCAAAGTCATCAAG GGCTGGGAAGAAGGGATGATGGGTTTGAAGAAAGGAGGCAAGCGTTTCCTAGTGGTCCCTCCAGCCCTGGCTTATGGGTCTCAGGGAGTGGCAAATCGTGTTCCTCCGGACTCCACGCTGGCCTTTGAAGTGGAAGTCAAGAGG GTGAGATTAGCCAAGGAGGCTGCTTCAAATGGACAGAACGTGGTCCACAGGGACTCCCTTGAGCCCTCTCCAGGACCAAGTGCTGAACACCTGAGCCCTGACCCTGCAGGGTTGCCTCCCAGCACGCTACCACCAAAACCTGG GGAGCCACCTCTGCGGGCCAAATCCAACTCTCTCAGCGAACAACTAGCG AACCCCGACGTGGCGAAAGCAAAGCTGATTTCACGAATGGCCAAGATGGGTCAACCGATGCTGCCTTTCCTTTCCGGTTCGGTTCTGGGCCAGCTGGACTCAAGCGATTCAGAGATTGAG GACCCCAACACCTTGCGAGAAGCTATGCATCCTGTCACATCCTCTCCACTGAAACCATCGTCCCCAGCGGCTCTTCCTCAGATAACAGCGCAAG GGCCCCAGGTATCTGCTCCTGGACTCCATGTGTCCTCGGCCACTGTGATACCTACAGCCGTGCATCCACCCCCAGCTGTTCCTGGGTCCACTCAGAGTCTTCAG GCCTATACAGCGATGAACTATGCTTATCCACAAGCCCCTGCGGCAGCTTCCCAACTCCAACCCCTGGGGGCCATCTTTCCCACTCCTTTCCAAG CAGCTGGTGATATTGGTTCTTTCTTAATGACGGAAGCCAGGCAACAGAACACCGAAATCCGCCTGTCGGTGGGCAAAGTCGCTGACAAAATAGACCAGCTTACCACTAAG gTGGAGGAGCTGCAGAAACAGAATTCCACCCAAAGCTTGTTACCGGGTATCTCCTCTATTACAATGGAGACCAGCATGATCATGACCAACATCCAGCGAATCGTCCAG GAAAACGAGAGGCTGAAACAAGAGGTTTTTGAGAAGAGCGGCCGCATCGAGGAACAAAACGAGAAGATCAGTGAGCTGATTCAGCGAAATCAGAG ATACGTCGAGCAAAGCAACCTGTTCATGGAGCAAAGGAACAATTCCCTGCAAATGAACACGGAGCACTCTCAGGCCAGGGTGTTACACGCCGAGCAGGAAAAG cgctgtctgagcccaagcaggaagtcgctcctgattggctcagacgcggccggctctcgctttggcgggaaccgcaaaagtataaaagaagcggcttctccctgcagagccagtcggtactcgctgaatcgtcactttaccttgctgagctgtcacttattctctgagctgaataaaagtaccgattgctcaaaccctgtctctgggtctacttcactggcgacgaacgaacggaagaacttcgcgtgcaacatggacaaaatccagatcggccaggctccagaacttttcgatgccgagaaaatgacttgggacgagtacatggccaccttcgagatattcctcgaggcggcgggaatgcaggacgccggagccgatcgcagacgggctatttttctaaactactgcggcgcagagatccgtagacttgcccaaactctcaccgaaccagaacaagcaagagccacagcgtgggacgtccttcaacagaaactagcgagccattttaaaccaaccagaccagccgtggtttaccggcatcaatttcacatgatggctcagagagaaaccgagtcgataagccaattcacaacgcggcttcgaacggtactcgctcaatgcaagtttcaagatccggaagctcgcctcaccgacgccttgattttcggcatgaagaaccacacagtgagaagtaaactcctcaccgaagatgagccgactctacaaaccgtaatcaaattagcgcaaaccgcggaagcagccgacgcagcggcaagagaattaaaagagcacggaaggcgagaaaccattgccaagatcgacgccgagtctcccagcgccatgggaacagacgtccgcggccagctaactagcaacggggacgactgcctcctcctgcaagaccaaccgagacaccctagagctactcatccagccccctgcgcgggctgccggggaaatcaccagcgccatcgatgcccgttccgcgacaccacttgccgccgttgcaaccggagaggccacatcgccatcgcatgcagggcaacggcaccagaagaaacttttgccacacaacaataccagcgaccccaaaaccaccccccccaatcgcgagaaaggagaccgttccgcaactcgggtcaaaggaattaccccaccgctaaccgagactacaatagaggtaactctcaatattccgtgaataacacggcaaccaaaaagggggctaaaattgttatctcgttgttgctaaataaccagccttgctcaatggagctagatacgggttcgagatataccatcatgccctgggaaaaatttaagctatatatgcctaatgtgtctgaggctgacctaattcaaacctctttggtgatcagagacttccaagggggggtaatctcggtcctgggaactgcaaatgtacctattgtatttaagaatgtcaaatgtacccttcccatgcttattgtgacgggggccaaacactccctgctagggctagcatggatggaaccgttggggattgaaatttcgggtgtgtataatgtaaactgtgatattatgcctaactttgtgaaagagttccctgaagtgttcagccccaccttaggattgtataagggaacccccatatctttctctattgaccccaaggtcccaccagttagactgaaacctcgcagggttccccttccgcttctccccaagctagacttacagctggacaaactcattagtcaaggtatcttggtccctgtggaacaggggccatgggaaactcccatagtgacacccctgaagccagatggctccttaagagtttgcgctgattacaaatcaaccctgaataaggcactccaacaccacccctaccccattccggttgtgcaacaactcttacactccctgggggaggggaaaaggttcgcaaagatcgacctggcgcaggcttaccagcaacttccggtcgatgaacaaacagcaaacgctcaaacaattgtaacgcacaggggggctttcaaatgcacgaggttacagtttggggtgagcatagccccagggatattccagagcatcatggaacgcctattgtcaggggtaaatggggccatcccatattttgatgacatcttaattgcaggggaaaaccaggaacaagtgaacaaaagaataagggaagtacttaagaggctacaggacaaagggttacgaatcaagcctgataaatgtgtctggggaactaacagtattgaattcctaggatataaaatagataaggaaggtatccaccccacaactgagaagctgagagcaattagagaagccccagagccacgagataagagtgagttgcaagcatttttgggcctccttaatttttattccgtttttttaaagcagaaggcaacagtagcagagcctctccatcgtttacttcagaaggaagcccgctggacatgggggaaaattgaacgtgaagcctttgctcaaataaaaaatttactaacttctaaaagtgtagtagtccaatatagtgcctcactacccattaggctcacgtgcgacgcttcgccgtacggcataggaggagtcctagctcacgttctacctaatcagacagaggccccaatagcatttttttcaagaaccatgaccagcacggagagaaattatagccagttagacaaggaggctctggcattagtggcaggggtaaagaagtttcacaattacatttttggaagaaattttgagctagtcactgaccacaaacccctactaggcctgctagcccccaacaagcccactccaccttttatgtctccaagactaatcagatgggcccttttcctctctgggtatcagtatgagctcacccacaagggggggaaggaaatcaatcatgcagacggcctcagcagatgccccatagcagacttggtagaagaccctgttccaaccacagacgtgctaatgatagaactcgaggaaaacccactaaccacagcaaaagaggtagctgcacacacgcagcaagaccaaatcctgaaacaagtagtgaactgtgttctaaagggatggcaaaatgatattgttaaacctgaattgtgtgattttaagaacaaaaggcttgaattgtcatatgtaaaaggttgtttgctgtggggggatagagtgatcatccccaaacgcctaagggaaaaggtactcagaatgttacacgtgggccatcctgggattgtcaggatgaagagcctagcaagggggcatttatggtggccagggcttgatgctgatattgaaagttgggtttcaaagtgtgacccgtgccaagagtctaggcccaatccccccaaaacaactccggctgagtgggaacagcctgctggcccttggtctaggatccacattgattttgctggcccagtggggtctcagtatttcctaatagtggttgatgctttctccaaatggttggaaataatagcaatgaacaacataaccacaagtgccactatcaaggtattgagcagactgtttgcatcccatggttgccctgatctattggtgtctgacaatggaccgcaactaacagccaggcaattcgaattattcctagatggcctgggggtcagacatgccctcatctcgccttactcgccctgggctaacgggttggcagaacgttacgtaagggtggcaaaagaggcattgcacaggtcaggccctggagatgtgcaacagaacttggaccaattcttattaacccagcacattacccctaactcgcacacacatgtaagccctgcagaattattgatggggagaaagttgaggtcaccactagacaggttaaacccaaggttctgtttgaataataaccaaatgtgcataaaaccagaaagagaaatgtatttgggtcaaaatgtatatgtaaaatgctttgatggaaatgtaaactggatgaagggaattattgttaagcaaaatgcacccaagacttatattgttaaactggaggatggtcgtttgtggaaacgacacatagaccacattcggaaacgaactgaaaaccaattacaacaacccgctgactcggactctcccccctcaacagacttttatacattgcccgaactaagaaacacgcagagagacttatcgggccagggggaaccatccagcgacgccgagccatcctcgtcctccgaggccttcgttgggcccgccaggcctagtccaccgcaccgggagaacagcggcgagccatcctccacagtcagtggcgaaggagaaaatggactgcgcaggtcagcgcgagagtctcgaaggcctcaccgattggacgacttcgtcacgtggctttcttga